Proteins encoded by one window of Triplophysa rosa linkage group LG19, Trosa_1v2, whole genome shotgun sequence:
- the hwa gene encoding protein huluwa has product MSQLGSAVPSPNLAEGLPVSSLALLILVLIPCVILLLLINCLFVGYKLFLLTRRKRERCGSEISLMRSSLSTRHRVTRFSDEPVFAPHRKTNYVSVSEPMLAPPITSSLTSSAERRATGQRGRFLHPDGATYPGSRPRRVPSWRKSAPVLLQSSDSETERINTVPPNSPALHVTPNGFSIPMVSMRRSSTMDLESHNLDKIRVECETASSIPPENSCYVPSSSPSAGGPGLDSDFGASAGVSLRILSMDSDGFPGSAWASALEWDYYDPSYVTQNHVPKHRHHAHPITTKQYWV; this is encoded by the exons ATGTCGCAGTTGGGATCGGCTGTGCCCTCACCCAACTTAGCCGAGGGCCTCCCGGTGTCCAGTTTGGCGCTGTTGATCCTGGTACTGATTCCCTGCGTGATTCTGCTGCTGCTCATCAACTGTTTGTTTGTGGGCTACAAGCTGTTTTTGTTGACCCGGAGGAAGAGGGAGCGCTGCGGGTCCGAGATCTCGCTCATGCGCTCATCTCTATCCACCCGCCACAGGGTCACGCGCTTCTCTGACGAACCTGTGTTCGCTCCGCACAGGAAGACCAACTATGTTTCTGTTTCGGAACCGATGCTGGCGCCGCCGATCACGTCGTCCTTGACCTCCTCGGCGGAGAGAAGGGCCACCGGACAGCGCGGCAGGTTTCTACACCCGGATGGGGCCACATACCCCGGGTCTCGGCCACGGCGCGTGCCAAGCTGGAGGAAAAGCGCCCCGGTTCTGCTGCAGTCCAGTGATTCGGAAACTGAGCGAATAAACACGGTGCCACCGAACTCACCCGCACTTCATGTGACTCCAAACGGG TTCTCCATTCCAATGGTTTCCATGCGTCGAAGCAGCACCATGGACCTGGAGAGTCATAATCTGGATAAGATCCGCGTGGAGTGTGAGACGGCCAGCAGCATCCCGCCAGAGAACTCCTGTTACGTGCCTTCATCCAGCCCTTCTGCTGGAGGCCCAGGACTGGACAGTGACTTCGGAGCCAGTGCAG GCGTGTCTCTGCGTATCCTTTCTATGGACAGCGATGGATTCCCAGGCTCAGCCTGGGCGTCCGCTCTGGAATGGGATTACTACGACCCAAGTTACGTCACTCAGAACCACGTCCCCAAACACAGACACCACGCACACCCCATCACTACCAAACAGTACTGGGTCTAG